One part of the Epinephelus fuscoguttatus linkage group LG12, E.fuscoguttatus.final_Chr_v1 genome encodes these proteins:
- the LOC125897788 gene encoding histone acetyltransferase KAT5 isoform X1: MTKMADNASSVEIVEGCRLPVLRKNQEHEDEWPLAEILSVKEVSSRKLYYVHYIDFNKRLDEWVTGDRLDMKKLQFPKKEAKTPTKNGLPGSRPSSPEREVRKSLDLNVQSATAPSRGKTLPTPLSDHAELHGNPDINNHDTKKEDGDPVVQITSGSGLTHSVSKSLSGVCTGLVKPHFNFKSFKKRKVETVPLATQVSPATPVPSLPSSAEASQASVFPAVRETNTFKSREDHEQISSLTTNGTARRLIPAQPGRKRKANCGGTDEMIKVLQYNNPQSASVFLPPPEDSQDSSDGIPSAPRMTGSLVSDRSHDDIVTRMKNIECIELGRHRLKPWYFSPYPQELTTLPILYLCEFCLKYLKSLKCLQRHLTKCNLRHPPGNEIYRKGTISFFEIDGRKNKTYSQNLCLLAKCFLDHKTLYYDTDPFLFYVMTEYDPKGFHIVGYFSKEKESTEDYNVACILTLPPYQRRGYGKLLIEFSYELSKVEGKTGTPEKPLSDLGLLSYRSYWSQTILEILMDLKPDNGERPQITINEISEITSVKKEDVISTLQYLNLINYYKGQYILTLSEDIVDGHERAMQKRHLRIDPKCLHFTPKDWSKRGKW, translated from the exons ATGACGAAAATGGCGGACAACGCATCATCG GTCGAGATTGTTGAAGGCTGTCGACTCCCCGTTCTTCGTAAAAACCAAGAGCACGAGGACGAATGGC CACTGGCTGAAATTCTAAGCGTGAAGGAAGTCTCATCGAGAAAGCTTTATTATGTTCACTATATTGACT TCAACAAGCGCCTGGATGAGTGGGTCACAGGGGATAGGCTGGACATGAAGAAGCTTCAGTTTCCTAAAAAAGAAGCTAAAACACCAACCAAGAATGGTCTTCCAGGCTCCCGTCCCAGTTCCCCAGAGAGAGAAGTG AGGAAGAGTCTAGATCTCAACGTACAATCTGCCACAGCTCCTTCCAGAGGCAAAACCCTCCCCACACCG CTATCGGATCATGCTGAACTGCATGGAAATCCAGATATAAACAACcatgacacaaaaaaagaagatggtGATCCGGTCGTGCAGATCACATCTGGAAGTGGTTTAACTCACAGTGTATCCAAaagtttgtcaggtgtatgcacTGGACTTGTCAAGCCACATTTCAACTTCAAATCTTTCAAG aaGAGGAAAGTAGAGACCGTCCCCTTGGCGACTCAGGTATCCCCGGCCACCCCCGTGCCCTCCCTGCCAAGTTCAGCTGAAGCCTCTCAGGCATctgtttttcctgctgtgagGGAGACCAACACCTTCAAGTCCCGCGAAGACCATGAACAGATCTCCTCGCTCACAACG AACGGCACTGCCCGACGACTCATCCCCGCGCAGCccgggaggaagaggaaagctAACTGTGGGGGAACTGACGAA ATGATAAAGGTTTTGCAGTATAACAACCCTCAAAGTGCCAGTGTCTTTCTACCACCACCAGAG GATTCCCAAGACAGTTCGGACGGCATCCCATCTGCACCCCGCATGACAGGCAGTCTGGTGTCCGACCGCAGCCATGACGACATCGTCACCCGGATGAAAAACATAGAGTGTATAGAATTAGGACGTCACAGACTGAAGCCCTGGTATTTCTCACCGTACCCACAGGAACTCACCACATTGCCCATCCTCTACCTCTGTGAATTCTGTCTCAAGTACCTCAAAAGCCTGAAATGTCTTCAGAGGCATTTG ACAAAATGTAATCTAAGACATCCTCCAGGCAACGAGATCTACCGCAAAGGCACCATCTCATTTTTTGAGATTGACGgcaggaaaaacaaa ACTTATTCCCAGAACCTGTGTTTACTCGCTAAGTGTTTCCTGGACCACAAAACCTTGTATTACGACACAGACCCTTTCCTCTTCTACGTAATGACAGAGTATGACCCCAAAGGCTTCCACATAGTGGGCTACTTCTCTAAG GAAAAAGAGTCTACTGAAGATTACAACGTTGCCTGCATCCTGACCCTGCCTCCCTACCAGCGGAGAGGCTATGGCAAACTGCTCATTGAGTTCA GTTACGAGCTGTCCAAGGTAGAAGGGAAGACCGGCACTCCTGAGAAGCCACTTTCTGACCTCGGTCTTTTGTCCTATCGCTCCTACTGGTCCCAGACCATCTTGGAAATTCTCATGGATCTTAAACCTGACAATGGAGAAAGGCCGCAGATAACCATCAA TGAGATCAGTGAGATCACGAGTGTAAAGAAAGAAGATGTCATTTCAACACTTCAGTACCTCAACCTCATCAACTACTACAAG GGTCAGTACATCCTGACTCTTTCAGAGGACATAGTGGACGGGCACGAAAGAGCGATGCAGAAGAGACACTTGCGCATTGATCCAAAATGCCTTCACTTCACACCTAAGGACTGGAGCAAGAGGGGCAAGTGGTAG
- the LOC125897788 gene encoding histone acetyltransferase KAT5 isoform X2 has protein sequence MTKMADNASSVEIVEGCRLPVLRKNQEHEDEWPLAEILSVKEVSSRKLYYVHYIDFNKRLDEWVTGDRLDMKKLQFPKKEAKTPTKNGLPGSRPSSPEREVRKSLDLNVQSATAPSRGKTLPTPLSDHAELHGNPDINNHDTKKEDGDPVVQITSGSGLTHSVSKSLSGVCTGLVKPHFNFKSFKKRKVETVPLATQVSPATPVPSLPSSAEASQASVFPAVRETNTFKSREDHEQISSLTTNGTARRLIPAQPGRKRKANCGGTDEDSQDSSDGIPSAPRMTGSLVSDRSHDDIVTRMKNIECIELGRHRLKPWYFSPYPQELTTLPILYLCEFCLKYLKSLKCLQRHLTKCNLRHPPGNEIYRKGTISFFEIDGRKNKTYSQNLCLLAKCFLDHKTLYYDTDPFLFYVMTEYDPKGFHIVGYFSKEKESTEDYNVACILTLPPYQRRGYGKLLIEFSYELSKVEGKTGTPEKPLSDLGLLSYRSYWSQTILEILMDLKPDNGERPQITINEISEITSVKKEDVISTLQYLNLINYYKGQYILTLSEDIVDGHERAMQKRHLRIDPKCLHFTPKDWSKRGKW, from the exons ATGACGAAAATGGCGGACAACGCATCATCG GTCGAGATTGTTGAAGGCTGTCGACTCCCCGTTCTTCGTAAAAACCAAGAGCACGAGGACGAATGGC CACTGGCTGAAATTCTAAGCGTGAAGGAAGTCTCATCGAGAAAGCTTTATTATGTTCACTATATTGACT TCAACAAGCGCCTGGATGAGTGGGTCACAGGGGATAGGCTGGACATGAAGAAGCTTCAGTTTCCTAAAAAAGAAGCTAAAACACCAACCAAGAATGGTCTTCCAGGCTCCCGTCCCAGTTCCCCAGAGAGAGAAGTG AGGAAGAGTCTAGATCTCAACGTACAATCTGCCACAGCTCCTTCCAGAGGCAAAACCCTCCCCACACCG CTATCGGATCATGCTGAACTGCATGGAAATCCAGATATAAACAACcatgacacaaaaaaagaagatggtGATCCGGTCGTGCAGATCACATCTGGAAGTGGTTTAACTCACAGTGTATCCAAaagtttgtcaggtgtatgcacTGGACTTGTCAAGCCACATTTCAACTTCAAATCTTTCAAG aaGAGGAAAGTAGAGACCGTCCCCTTGGCGACTCAGGTATCCCCGGCCACCCCCGTGCCCTCCCTGCCAAGTTCAGCTGAAGCCTCTCAGGCATctgtttttcctgctgtgagGGAGACCAACACCTTCAAGTCCCGCGAAGACCATGAACAGATCTCCTCGCTCACAACG AACGGCACTGCCCGACGACTCATCCCCGCGCAGCccgggaggaagaggaaagctAACTGTGGGGGAACTGACGAA GATTCCCAAGACAGTTCGGACGGCATCCCATCTGCACCCCGCATGACAGGCAGTCTGGTGTCCGACCGCAGCCATGACGACATCGTCACCCGGATGAAAAACATAGAGTGTATAGAATTAGGACGTCACAGACTGAAGCCCTGGTATTTCTCACCGTACCCACAGGAACTCACCACATTGCCCATCCTCTACCTCTGTGAATTCTGTCTCAAGTACCTCAAAAGCCTGAAATGTCTTCAGAGGCATTTG ACAAAATGTAATCTAAGACATCCTCCAGGCAACGAGATCTACCGCAAAGGCACCATCTCATTTTTTGAGATTGACGgcaggaaaaacaaa ACTTATTCCCAGAACCTGTGTTTACTCGCTAAGTGTTTCCTGGACCACAAAACCTTGTATTACGACACAGACCCTTTCCTCTTCTACGTAATGACAGAGTATGACCCCAAAGGCTTCCACATAGTGGGCTACTTCTCTAAG GAAAAAGAGTCTACTGAAGATTACAACGTTGCCTGCATCCTGACCCTGCCTCCCTACCAGCGGAGAGGCTATGGCAAACTGCTCATTGAGTTCA GTTACGAGCTGTCCAAGGTAGAAGGGAAGACCGGCACTCCTGAGAAGCCACTTTCTGACCTCGGTCTTTTGTCCTATCGCTCCTACTGGTCCCAGACCATCTTGGAAATTCTCATGGATCTTAAACCTGACAATGGAGAAAGGCCGCAGATAACCATCAA TGAGATCAGTGAGATCACGAGTGTAAAGAAAGAAGATGTCATTTCAACACTTCAGTACCTCAACCTCATCAACTACTACAAG GGTCAGTACATCCTGACTCTTTCAGAGGACATAGTGGACGGGCACGAAAGAGCGATGCAGAAGAGACACTTGCGCATTGATCCAAAATGCCTTCACTTCACACCTAAGGACTGGAGCAAGAGGGGCAAGTGGTAG
- the LOC125897788 gene encoding histone acetyltransferase KAT5 isoform X3, with protein sequence MTKMADNASSVEIVEGCRLPVLRKNQEHEDEWPLAEILSVKEVSSRKLYYVHYIDFNKRLDEWVTGDRLDMKKLQFPKKEAKTPTKNGLPGSRPSSPEREVRKSLDLNVQSATAPSRGKTLPTPKRKVETVPLATQVSPATPVPSLPSSAEASQASVFPAVRETNTFKSREDHEQISSLTTNGTARRLIPAQPGRKRKANCGGTDEMIKVLQYNNPQSASVFLPPPEDSQDSSDGIPSAPRMTGSLVSDRSHDDIVTRMKNIECIELGRHRLKPWYFSPYPQELTTLPILYLCEFCLKYLKSLKCLQRHLTKCNLRHPPGNEIYRKGTISFFEIDGRKNKTYSQNLCLLAKCFLDHKTLYYDTDPFLFYVMTEYDPKGFHIVGYFSKEKESTEDYNVACILTLPPYQRRGYGKLLIEFSYELSKVEGKTGTPEKPLSDLGLLSYRSYWSQTILEILMDLKPDNGERPQITINEISEITSVKKEDVISTLQYLNLINYYKGQYILTLSEDIVDGHERAMQKRHLRIDPKCLHFTPKDWSKRGKW encoded by the exons ATGACGAAAATGGCGGACAACGCATCATCG GTCGAGATTGTTGAAGGCTGTCGACTCCCCGTTCTTCGTAAAAACCAAGAGCACGAGGACGAATGGC CACTGGCTGAAATTCTAAGCGTGAAGGAAGTCTCATCGAGAAAGCTTTATTATGTTCACTATATTGACT TCAACAAGCGCCTGGATGAGTGGGTCACAGGGGATAGGCTGGACATGAAGAAGCTTCAGTTTCCTAAAAAAGAAGCTAAAACACCAACCAAGAATGGTCTTCCAGGCTCCCGTCCCAGTTCCCCAGAGAGAGAAGTG AGGAAGAGTCTAGATCTCAACGTACAATCTGCCACAGCTCCTTCCAGAGGCAAAACCCTCCCCACACCG aaGAGGAAAGTAGAGACCGTCCCCTTGGCGACTCAGGTATCCCCGGCCACCCCCGTGCCCTCCCTGCCAAGTTCAGCTGAAGCCTCTCAGGCATctgtttttcctgctgtgagGGAGACCAACACCTTCAAGTCCCGCGAAGACCATGAACAGATCTCCTCGCTCACAACG AACGGCACTGCCCGACGACTCATCCCCGCGCAGCccgggaggaagaggaaagctAACTGTGGGGGAACTGACGAA ATGATAAAGGTTTTGCAGTATAACAACCCTCAAAGTGCCAGTGTCTTTCTACCACCACCAGAG GATTCCCAAGACAGTTCGGACGGCATCCCATCTGCACCCCGCATGACAGGCAGTCTGGTGTCCGACCGCAGCCATGACGACATCGTCACCCGGATGAAAAACATAGAGTGTATAGAATTAGGACGTCACAGACTGAAGCCCTGGTATTTCTCACCGTACCCACAGGAACTCACCACATTGCCCATCCTCTACCTCTGTGAATTCTGTCTCAAGTACCTCAAAAGCCTGAAATGTCTTCAGAGGCATTTG ACAAAATGTAATCTAAGACATCCTCCAGGCAACGAGATCTACCGCAAAGGCACCATCTCATTTTTTGAGATTGACGgcaggaaaaacaaa ACTTATTCCCAGAACCTGTGTTTACTCGCTAAGTGTTTCCTGGACCACAAAACCTTGTATTACGACACAGACCCTTTCCTCTTCTACGTAATGACAGAGTATGACCCCAAAGGCTTCCACATAGTGGGCTACTTCTCTAAG GAAAAAGAGTCTACTGAAGATTACAACGTTGCCTGCATCCTGACCCTGCCTCCCTACCAGCGGAGAGGCTATGGCAAACTGCTCATTGAGTTCA GTTACGAGCTGTCCAAGGTAGAAGGGAAGACCGGCACTCCTGAGAAGCCACTTTCTGACCTCGGTCTTTTGTCCTATCGCTCCTACTGGTCCCAGACCATCTTGGAAATTCTCATGGATCTTAAACCTGACAATGGAGAAAGGCCGCAGATAACCATCAA TGAGATCAGTGAGATCACGAGTGTAAAGAAAGAAGATGTCATTTCAACACTTCAGTACCTCAACCTCATCAACTACTACAAG GGTCAGTACATCCTGACTCTTTCAGAGGACATAGTGGACGGGCACGAAAGAGCGATGCAGAAGAGACACTTGCGCATTGATCCAAAATGCCTTCACTTCACACCTAAGGACTGGAGCAAGAGGGGCAAGTGGTAG
- the LOC125897788 gene encoding histone acetyltransferase KAT5 isoform X4, translating into MTKMADNASSVEIVEGCRLPVLRKNQEHEDEWPLAEILSVKEVSSRKLYYVHYIDFNKRLDEWVTGDRLDMKKLQFPKKEAKTPTKNGLPGSRPSSPEREVKRKVETVPLATQVSPATPVPSLPSSAEASQASVFPAVRETNTFKSREDHEQISSLTTNGTARRLIPAQPGRKRKANCGGTDEMIKVLQYNNPQSASVFLPPPEDSQDSSDGIPSAPRMTGSLVSDRSHDDIVTRMKNIECIELGRHRLKPWYFSPYPQELTTLPILYLCEFCLKYLKSLKCLQRHLTKCNLRHPPGNEIYRKGTISFFEIDGRKNKTYSQNLCLLAKCFLDHKTLYYDTDPFLFYVMTEYDPKGFHIVGYFSKEKESTEDYNVACILTLPPYQRRGYGKLLIEFSYELSKVEGKTGTPEKPLSDLGLLSYRSYWSQTILEILMDLKPDNGERPQITINEISEITSVKKEDVISTLQYLNLINYYKGQYILTLSEDIVDGHERAMQKRHLRIDPKCLHFTPKDWSKRGKW; encoded by the exons ATGACGAAAATGGCGGACAACGCATCATCG GTCGAGATTGTTGAAGGCTGTCGACTCCCCGTTCTTCGTAAAAACCAAGAGCACGAGGACGAATGGC CACTGGCTGAAATTCTAAGCGTGAAGGAAGTCTCATCGAGAAAGCTTTATTATGTTCACTATATTGACT TCAACAAGCGCCTGGATGAGTGGGTCACAGGGGATAGGCTGGACATGAAGAAGCTTCAGTTTCCTAAAAAAGAAGCTAAAACACCAACCAAGAATGGTCTTCCAGGCTCCCGTCCCAGTTCCCCAGAGAGAGAAGTG aaGAGGAAAGTAGAGACCGTCCCCTTGGCGACTCAGGTATCCCCGGCCACCCCCGTGCCCTCCCTGCCAAGTTCAGCTGAAGCCTCTCAGGCATctgtttttcctgctgtgagGGAGACCAACACCTTCAAGTCCCGCGAAGACCATGAACAGATCTCCTCGCTCACAACG AACGGCACTGCCCGACGACTCATCCCCGCGCAGCccgggaggaagaggaaagctAACTGTGGGGGAACTGACGAA ATGATAAAGGTTTTGCAGTATAACAACCCTCAAAGTGCCAGTGTCTTTCTACCACCACCAGAG GATTCCCAAGACAGTTCGGACGGCATCCCATCTGCACCCCGCATGACAGGCAGTCTGGTGTCCGACCGCAGCCATGACGACATCGTCACCCGGATGAAAAACATAGAGTGTATAGAATTAGGACGTCACAGACTGAAGCCCTGGTATTTCTCACCGTACCCACAGGAACTCACCACATTGCCCATCCTCTACCTCTGTGAATTCTGTCTCAAGTACCTCAAAAGCCTGAAATGTCTTCAGAGGCATTTG ACAAAATGTAATCTAAGACATCCTCCAGGCAACGAGATCTACCGCAAAGGCACCATCTCATTTTTTGAGATTGACGgcaggaaaaacaaa ACTTATTCCCAGAACCTGTGTTTACTCGCTAAGTGTTTCCTGGACCACAAAACCTTGTATTACGACACAGACCCTTTCCTCTTCTACGTAATGACAGAGTATGACCCCAAAGGCTTCCACATAGTGGGCTACTTCTCTAAG GAAAAAGAGTCTACTGAAGATTACAACGTTGCCTGCATCCTGACCCTGCCTCCCTACCAGCGGAGAGGCTATGGCAAACTGCTCATTGAGTTCA GTTACGAGCTGTCCAAGGTAGAAGGGAAGACCGGCACTCCTGAGAAGCCACTTTCTGACCTCGGTCTTTTGTCCTATCGCTCCTACTGGTCCCAGACCATCTTGGAAATTCTCATGGATCTTAAACCTGACAATGGAGAAAGGCCGCAGATAACCATCAA TGAGATCAGTGAGATCACGAGTGTAAAGAAAGAAGATGTCATTTCAACACTTCAGTACCTCAACCTCATCAACTACTACAAG GGTCAGTACATCCTGACTCTTTCAGAGGACATAGTGGACGGGCACGAAAGAGCGATGCAGAAGAGACACTTGCGCATTGATCCAAAATGCCTTCACTTCACACCTAAGGACTGGAGCAAGAGGGGCAAGTGGTAG
- the LOC125897788 gene encoding histone acetyltransferase KAT5 isoform X5, whose translation MTKMADNASSVEIVEGCRLPVLRKNQEHEDEWPLAEILSVKEVSSRKLYYVHYIDFNKRLDEWVTGDRLDMKKLQFPKKEAKTPTKNGLPGSRPSSPEREVKRKVETVPLATQVSPATPVPSLPSSAEASQASVFPAVRETNTFKSREDHEQISSLTTNGTARRLIPAQPGRKRKANCGGTDEDSQDSSDGIPSAPRMTGSLVSDRSHDDIVTRMKNIECIELGRHRLKPWYFSPYPQELTTLPILYLCEFCLKYLKSLKCLQRHLTKCNLRHPPGNEIYRKGTISFFEIDGRKNKTYSQNLCLLAKCFLDHKTLYYDTDPFLFYVMTEYDPKGFHIVGYFSKEKESTEDYNVACILTLPPYQRRGYGKLLIEFSYELSKVEGKTGTPEKPLSDLGLLSYRSYWSQTILEILMDLKPDNGERPQITINEISEITSVKKEDVISTLQYLNLINYYKGQYILTLSEDIVDGHERAMQKRHLRIDPKCLHFTPKDWSKRGKW comes from the exons ATGACGAAAATGGCGGACAACGCATCATCG GTCGAGATTGTTGAAGGCTGTCGACTCCCCGTTCTTCGTAAAAACCAAGAGCACGAGGACGAATGGC CACTGGCTGAAATTCTAAGCGTGAAGGAAGTCTCATCGAGAAAGCTTTATTATGTTCACTATATTGACT TCAACAAGCGCCTGGATGAGTGGGTCACAGGGGATAGGCTGGACATGAAGAAGCTTCAGTTTCCTAAAAAAGAAGCTAAAACACCAACCAAGAATGGTCTTCCAGGCTCCCGTCCCAGTTCCCCAGAGAGAGAAGTG aaGAGGAAAGTAGAGACCGTCCCCTTGGCGACTCAGGTATCCCCGGCCACCCCCGTGCCCTCCCTGCCAAGTTCAGCTGAAGCCTCTCAGGCATctgtttttcctgctgtgagGGAGACCAACACCTTCAAGTCCCGCGAAGACCATGAACAGATCTCCTCGCTCACAACG AACGGCACTGCCCGACGACTCATCCCCGCGCAGCccgggaggaagaggaaagctAACTGTGGGGGAACTGACGAA GATTCCCAAGACAGTTCGGACGGCATCCCATCTGCACCCCGCATGACAGGCAGTCTGGTGTCCGACCGCAGCCATGACGACATCGTCACCCGGATGAAAAACATAGAGTGTATAGAATTAGGACGTCACAGACTGAAGCCCTGGTATTTCTCACCGTACCCACAGGAACTCACCACATTGCCCATCCTCTACCTCTGTGAATTCTGTCTCAAGTACCTCAAAAGCCTGAAATGTCTTCAGAGGCATTTG ACAAAATGTAATCTAAGACATCCTCCAGGCAACGAGATCTACCGCAAAGGCACCATCTCATTTTTTGAGATTGACGgcaggaaaaacaaa ACTTATTCCCAGAACCTGTGTTTACTCGCTAAGTGTTTCCTGGACCACAAAACCTTGTATTACGACACAGACCCTTTCCTCTTCTACGTAATGACAGAGTATGACCCCAAAGGCTTCCACATAGTGGGCTACTTCTCTAAG GAAAAAGAGTCTACTGAAGATTACAACGTTGCCTGCATCCTGACCCTGCCTCCCTACCAGCGGAGAGGCTATGGCAAACTGCTCATTGAGTTCA GTTACGAGCTGTCCAAGGTAGAAGGGAAGACCGGCACTCCTGAGAAGCCACTTTCTGACCTCGGTCTTTTGTCCTATCGCTCCTACTGGTCCCAGACCATCTTGGAAATTCTCATGGATCTTAAACCTGACAATGGAGAAAGGCCGCAGATAACCATCAA TGAGATCAGTGAGATCACGAGTGTAAAGAAAGAAGATGTCATTTCAACACTTCAGTACCTCAACCTCATCAACTACTACAAG GGTCAGTACATCCTGACTCTTTCAGAGGACATAGTGGACGGGCACGAAAGAGCGATGCAGAAGAGACACTTGCGCATTGATCCAAAATGCCTTCACTTCACACCTAAGGACTGGAGCAAGAGGGGCAAGTGGTAG